One segment of Perognathus longimembris pacificus isolate PPM17 chromosome 26, ASM2315922v1, whole genome shotgun sequence DNA contains the following:
- the Amt gene encoding aminomethyltransferase, mitochondrial, translating into MQRAVGFVSPLGFRLTVLPSVRGRPLGSAQDVPRRTPLYDFHLAHGGKMVAFAGWSLPVQYQESHIHSHLHTRGHCSLFDVSHMLQTKIFGCDRVKLMESLVVGDIAELRPNQGTLSLFTNEAGGILDDLIVTNTSEGHLYVVSNAGCRDKDLALMQDKVKELQNKGSDVGLEVIDNALLALQGPTAAQVLQTGVSDDLRKLPFMTSAVMEVFGVSGCRVTRCGYTGEDGVEISVPAAEAVYLAKALLKNPEVKLAGLAARDSLRLEAGLCLYGNDIDEHTTPVEGSLSWTLGKRRRAAMDFPGAKVIVPQLKGELPRRRVGLICEGAPMRVHNPILSTEGTVIGTVTSGCPSPCLKKNVAMGYVPSKFSRPGTQLLVEVRRKQQKAVVSKMPFVPTNYYTLK; encoded by the exons ATGCAGCGGGCTGTGGGCTTTGTGTCCCCTCTTGGCTTTCGACTGACCGTACTCCCCTCAGTCCGAGGTCGGCCCCTCGGTAGTGCCCAG GATGTCCCCCGCAGGACTCCTCTCTATGACTTCCACCTGGCCCACGGTGGGAAAATGGTGGCTTTTGCCGGATGGAGCCTGCCTGTGCAGTACCAGGAAAGTCACATCCATTCACACCTACATACACGCGGGCACTGCTCACTCTTCGACGTGTCCCACATGCTCCAG ACTAAGATATTTGGTTGTGACCGGGTGAAACTCATGGAGAGTCTAGTGGTTGGAGACATAGCAGAGCTAAGGCCAAACCAG GGGACATTGTCATTGTTTACGAATGAGGCTGGAGGCATCTTGGATGATTTGATCGTGACCAATACTTCTGAGGGGCACCTCTATGTGGTCTCTAATGCTGGCTGCAGGGACAAGGACTTGGCCCTCATGCAG GACAAGGTCAAGGAGCTTCAGAATAAGGGCAGTGATGTGGGCCTGGAGGTGATAGATAATGCTCTCCTGGCCCTGCAAG GCCCCACTGCAGCTCAGGTACTGCAGACAGGTGTGTCAGATGACTTGAGGAAACTACCCTTCATGACCAGTGCGGTGATGGAGGTGTTTGGTGTGTCTGGCTGCCGTGTGACCCGCTGTGGCTACACAGGAGAAGACGGTGTAGAG ATCTCCGTGCCAGCAGCTGAGGCAGTCTACCTGGCAAAGGCTCTGTTGAAAAACCCAGAGGTCAAGCTAGCAGGGTTGGCAGCCCGGGACAGTCTGCGCTTGGAGGCAGGTCTCTGCCTGTATGGGAATGACATCGATGAACACACTACACCCGTGGAGGGCAGCCTCAGTTGGACACTGG GGAAACGCCGCCGAGCAGCTATGGATTTCCCAGGAGCCAAGGTCATTGTGCCCCAACTGAAGGGCGAGCTGCCACGGAGGCGCGTGGGGTTGATCTGTGAGGGGGCCCCAATGCGGGTGCACAACCCCATCCTGAGCACGGAAGGCACCGTGATCG GTACCGTGACCAGTGGCTGCCCCTCACCCTGCCTGAAGAAGAACGTGGCGATGGGTTATGTGCCTTCCAAGTTCagccggccagggacacagctgcTGGTAGAAGTTCGACGGAAGCAGCAGAAGGCTGTTGTCAGCAAAATGCCCTTTGTGCCCACCAACTACTACACCCTCAAGTGA
- the Tcta gene encoding T-cell leukemia translocation-altered gene protein isoform X1 yields MAEPWPGQALQALPATVLGMLGSLGSEFLQEWEAQDMRVTLFKLLLLWLVLSLLGIQLAWGFYGNTVTGLYHRPGLGGQNGSTPDGSTYFPTWEMAANEPVKTHRE; encoded by the exons ATGGCGGAGCCTTGGCCCGGACAGGCATTGCAAGCCCTGCCCGCCACGGTGCTGGGTATGCTAGGTTCCCTGGGCAGCGAGTTCCTCCAGGAGTGGGAGGCGCAGGATATGCGCGTAACCCTCTTCAAGCTGCTGCTTCTGTGGTTGGTGTTAAGTCTCCTGGGCATCCAGCTGGCCTGGGGTTTCTACGGGAACACGGTGACCGGGTTGTATCACCGCCCAG GTCTGGGCGGCCAAAATGGATCCACACCAGATGGCTCTACTTACTTCCCTACTTG GGAGATGGCAGCAAACGAACCTGTCAAAACTCACAGAGAATAA
- the Nicn1 gene encoding nicolin-1 isoform X1, with translation MSRVSVPCHIKGTVALQVGDMRSSQGRPGVLVIDVTFPNVAPFELQEITFKNYYTAFLSVRVRQHTSMHSPAKWVTCLRNYCLMPDPHSEEGAQDYVSVFKHQMLCDVSKVLELRLILRQPSPLWLSFTVEELQIYHQGPKSPSVTFPKWLSHPVPCEQPPPLPEQGLPDPSRVSSEVQQMWALTEMIRVNHTSTRIGRFDVDGCYDLNLLSYT, from the exons ATGTCCCGGGTCTCCGTGCCCTGTCATATCAAAGGCACTGTCGCCCTCCAAGTGGGCGACATGAGGAGCTCGCAAGGTCGGCCTGGCGTGCTGGTCATCGATGTCACCTTCCCGAACGTGGCGCCTTTCGAG TTGCAGGAGatcacatttaaaaattactacaCAGCCTTTTTGAGCGTCCGTGTTCGTCAACACACCTCCATGCACTCACCAGCCAAGTGGGTGACCTGTCTGCGGAACTACTGTCTGATGCCTGACCCACACAGTGAAGAGGGAGCCCAGGATTATGTATCAGTGTTCAAGCACCAG ATGCTGTGTGACGTGTCGAAAGTCCTGGAGCTGCGTCTGATTCTGCGGCAGCCATCACCACTGTGGCTGTCTTTCACAGTGGAGGAACTGCAAATCTACCATCAGGGACCAAAG AGTCCCTCAGTAACCTTCCCCAAGTGGCTCTCCCACCCAGTGCCCTGTGAACAGCCTCCTCCACTCCCAGAG CAGGGTCTTCCAGACCCTAGCAGGGTTTCCTCGGAGGTGCAGCAGATGTGGGCGCTGACAGAGATGATTCGGGTCAATCACACTTCCACAAGGATCGGCCGCTTTGAC GTGGATGGCTGTTATGACCTGAATTTACTTTCTTACACTTGA
- the Tcta gene encoding T-cell leukemia translocation-altered gene protein isoform X2, translated as MAEPWPGQALQALPATVLGMLGSLGSEFLQEWEAQDMRVTLFKLLLLWSGRPKWIHTRWLYLLPYLGDGSKRTCQNSQRIREDSSRRVSRVIIRSAGS; from the exons ATGGCGGAGCCTTGGCCCGGACAGGCATTGCAAGCCCTGCCCGCCACGGTGCTGGGTATGCTAGGTTCCCTGGGCAGCGAGTTCCTCCAGGAGTGGGAGGCGCAGGATATGCGCGTAACCCTCTTCAAGCTGCTGCTTCTGTG GTCTGGGCGGCCAAAATGGATCCACACCAGATGGCTCTACTTACTTCCCTACTTG GGAGATGGCAGCAAACGAACCTGTCAAAACTCACAGAGAATAAGGGAAGACAGCAGCAGAAGGGTCTCCAGAGTCATCATTCGGTCTGCTGGCTCCTAG
- the Nicn1 gene encoding nicolin-1 isoform X2 translates to MSRVSVPCHIKGTVALQVGDMRSSQGRPGVLVIDVTFPNVAPFELQEITFKNYYTAFLSVRVRQHTSMHSPAKWVTCLRNYCLMPDPHSEEGAQDYVSVFKHQMLCDVSKVLELRLILRQPSPLWLSFTVEELQIYHQGPKSPSVTFPKWLSHPVPCEQPPPLPEGLPDPSRVSSEVQQMWALTEMIRVNHTSTRIGRFDVDGCYDLNLLSYT, encoded by the exons ATGTCCCGGGTCTCCGTGCCCTGTCATATCAAAGGCACTGTCGCCCTCCAAGTGGGCGACATGAGGAGCTCGCAAGGTCGGCCTGGCGTGCTGGTCATCGATGTCACCTTCCCGAACGTGGCGCCTTTCGAG TTGCAGGAGatcacatttaaaaattactacaCAGCCTTTTTGAGCGTCCGTGTTCGTCAACACACCTCCATGCACTCACCAGCCAAGTGGGTGACCTGTCTGCGGAACTACTGTCTGATGCCTGACCCACACAGTGAAGAGGGAGCCCAGGATTATGTATCAGTGTTCAAGCACCAG ATGCTGTGTGACGTGTCGAAAGTCCTGGAGCTGCGTCTGATTCTGCGGCAGCCATCACCACTGTGGCTGTCTTTCACAGTGGAGGAACTGCAAATCTACCATCAGGGACCAAAG AGTCCCTCAGTAACCTTCCCCAAGTGGCTCTCCCACCCAGTGCCCTGTGAACAGCCTCCTCCACTCCCAGAG GGTCTTCCAGACCCTAGCAGGGTTTCCTCGGAGGTGCAGCAGATGTGGGCGCTGACAGAGATGATTCGGGTCAATCACACTTCCACAAGGATCGGCCGCTTTGAC GTGGATGGCTGTTATGACCTGAATTTACTTTCTTACACTTGA